The following coding sequences lie in one Arabidopsis thaliana chromosome 3, partial sequence genomic window:
- the CYN gene encoding cyanase — protein MEAAKKQSVTNQLLAVKSASGKTFSQLAAETGLTNVYVAQLLRRQAQLKPDTVPKLKEALPALTDELIGDMMSPPWRSYDPNLIQEPTIYRLNEAVMHFGESIKEIINEDFGDGIIWLLLFVVAWWWFSKGQSDLLYV, from the exons ATGGAAGCGGCGAAGAAACAGAGTGTTACAAATCAGCTTCTCGCCGTGAAATCAGCTTCCGGCAAGACTTTTAGCCAGTTAGCCGCGGAGACAGGTCTAACCAACGTATACGTAGCTCAGCTTCTCCGTCGTCAAGCTCAGCTCAAACCGGACACAGTCCCAAAGCTTAAGGAAGCTTTACCAGCTCTGACCGATGAACTAATCGGAGATATGATGTCTCCTCCGTGGAGATCCTATGATCCTAATCTCATCCAAGAACCCACTATCTACAG gTTGAATGAAGCAGTGATGCATTTTGGTGAGAGTATAAAGGAGATTATCAATGAAGATTTTGGAGATGGCAT AATTTGGCTGTTGCTTTTCGTAGTCGCTTGGTGGTGGTTTAGTAAGGGCCAGAGTGATCTACTGTATGTATAG
- the CYN gene encoding cyanase has product MEAAKKQSVTNQLLAVKSASGKTFSQLAAETGLTNVYVAQLLRRQAQLKPDTVPKLKEALPALTDELIGDMMSPPWRSYDPNLIQEPTIYRLNEAVMHFGESIKEIINEDFGDGIMSAIDFYCSVDKIKGVDGNNRVVVTLDGKYLSHSEQRTENMVSRLNLKGGTSE; this is encoded by the exons ATGGAAGCGGCGAAGAAACAGAGTGTTACAAATCAGCTTCTCGCCGTGAAATCAGCTTCCGGCAAGACTTTTAGCCAGTTAGCCGCGGAGACAGGTCTAACCAACGTATACGTAGCTCAGCTTCTCCGTCGTCAAGCTCAGCTCAAACCGGACACAGTCCCAAAGCTTAAGGAAGCTTTACCAGCTCTGACCGATGAACTAATCGGAGATATGATGTCTCCTCCGTGGAGATCCTATGATCCTAATCTCATCCAAGAACCCACTATCTACAG gTTGAATGAAGCAGTGATGCATTTTGGTGAGAGTATAAAGGAGATTATCAATGAAGATTTTGGAGATGGCAT cATGTCGGCGATAGATTTCTATTGCTCTGTCGACAAAATCAAAGGAGTGGATGGTAACAATCGCGTGGTTGTGACGCTTGATGGAAAGTATCTTTCGCATTCCGAACAG AGGACGGAGAATATGGTCTCAAGGCTAAATCTCAAGGGAGGTACAAGCGAATGA